The Zygosaccharomyces rouxii strain CBS732 chromosome A complete sequence genome window below encodes:
- the SRP14 gene encoding RNA-binding signal recognition particle subunit SRP14 (similar to uniprot|P38985 Saccharomyces cerevisiae YDL092W SRP14 Signal recognition particle subunit) — protein sequence MVDGGHLENEEFLVKVPQFFHIANEKHITVRLSTKRLVKHDSVEGNAEFDAVNRPHYDVSQKSQNLKIDDNSKDVYQLLVRMSYGSKAQKTKCSTVVDSNNLDKFWQDYSNAVKNGMSGLIKKKKKKSKAKNGKTHKK from the coding sequence ATGGTCGATGGAGGACACTTGGAAAACGAGGAATTCCTCGTGAAGGTACCacaattcttccacataGCGAATGAAAAGCATATAACAGTACGTCTATCAACAAAGAGATTGGTTAAGCATGATAGTGTAGAGGGAAATGCAGAATTTGACGCAGTTAATAGGCCGCACTATGATGTATCCCaaaaatctcaaaatttaaaaattgatgataaCTCCAAAGATGTATACCAGTTGCTAGTGAGAATGTCATACGGATCTAAGGCACAAAAGACTAAATGCTCCACAGTTGTTGACTCTAATAATTTAGATAAATTTTGGCAAGATTATTCAAACGCTGTTAAAAATGGTATGAGCGGattgatcaaaaagaagaagaagaagagtaagGCAAAGAATGGTAAAACCCATAAGAAATAA
- the RAM1 gene encoding protein farnesyltransferase (similar to uniprot|P22007 Saccharomyces cerevisiae YDL090C RAM1 essential for processing of ras proteins beta subunit of farnesyltransferase): MTSQDNGSKNPAAKLLGRKRSPIERVVPSEEESSSESEQSIVAMVKEMETETTEARDKLIHECRILLERDDLNTLDKEFHKKFLDSPFSHQLPPGMVALDASAPWLLYWVANGLRVMNPSWLERETQRRIQEKVFRINPHGGPFGGGMGQLPHLAGTYAIVNALAICDNTDGCWDKINRSSIYNWLLTLKREDGGFQTCFRVGEYDTRGVYCAISVASTLGLLTQELCENVVEFLVHCQNYEGGFGGVPHEDEAHGGYTFCAVASLAILGALDTINVEKLADWCSQRQYNDEKGLSGRSNKLVDVCYSFWVAGTAAILEAYGHGNCIDKAGLKEYILKCCQMTTRPGIRDKPGTKPDFYHTNYGLLGVAITENTFQLDPSVPNALKINSSAINPDDNSGLESINPVYGLPSRDLETFYKHFK, translated from the coding sequence ATGACAAGCCAAGATAACGGTTCTAAGAACCCTGCTGCCAAGTTATTGGGTAGAAAACGGTCACCTATTGAGAGAGTTGTCCCCTCTGAGGAggaatcatcatcagaatcaGAACAATCCATTGTAGCTATGGTCAAAGAAATGGAAACTGAGACTACAGAGGCCCGTGATAAGCTGATTCATGAATGTAGAATACTGTTAGAAAGAGATGATTTGAACACATTAGATAAGGAGTTCCATAAAAAGTTTTTGGATTCTCCATTCTCCCACCAATTGCCGCCAGGAATGGTTGCACTGGATGCATCAGCACCTTGGCTACTTTATTGGGTAGCTAATGGTCTTCGAGTTATGAATCCGAGTTGGTTAGAGAGAGAGACTCAACGTCGTATCCAGGAGAAGGTGTTTAGAATTAATCCTCATGGGGGACcctttggtggtggtatggGACAACTGCCGCATCTTGCTGGTACTTATGCCATTGTTAATGCATTAGCGATCTGTGATAATACCGATGGTTGTTGGGATAAAATAAACAGGAGTTCCATTTATAATTGGTTATTGACACTGAAGAGAGAAGACGGCGGATTTCAAACCTGCTTTAGGGTCGGAGAATACGATACCAGAGGTGTATACTGTGCCATAAGTGTAGCCTCTACACTTGGTTTACTAACACAAGAGCTGTGTGAGAATGTAGTAGAATTTTTGGTTCATTGTCAAAATTACGAAGGTGGATTCGGTGGTGTACCtcatgaagatgaagcacaCGGTGGATACACTTTCTGTGCAGTAGCTAGTTTAGCTATTTTGGGAGCTTTAGATACGATCaatgtggaaaaattggcagATTGGTGTAGTCAAAGACAATATAATGATGAGAAAGGTCTTTCAGGTCGGAGTAACAAATTGGTAGATGTCTGCTACAGTTTCTGGGTCGCTGGGACCGCAGCTATTCTAGAAGCTTATGGCCATGGTAATTGTATCGATAAAGCTGGACTCAAGGAGTATATTTTAAAATGTTGCCAAATGACTACTCGTCCAGGCATCAGAGATAAACCCGGAACTAAGCCAGATTTCTATCATACGAATTACGGACTACTGGGTGTTGCCATTACTGAAAacactttccaattggatCCAAGTGTACCCAACGCCTTAAAGATCAACTCTTCTGCCATAAACCCTGATGATAATTCAGGACTGGAGTCTATAAACCCCGTTTACGGCCTACCCAGTAGGGATTTAGAAACATTCTACAAGCATTTCAAATAA
- the PMT1 gene encoding dolichyl-phosphate-mannose-protein mannosyltransferase PMT1 (similar to uniprot|P33775 Saccharomyces cerevisiae YDL095W PMT1 Transfers mannose residues from dolichyl phosphate-D-mannose to specific serine/threonine residues of proteins in the secretory pathway acts in complex with Pmt2p dolichyl phosphate-D-mannose:protein O-D-mannosyltransferase): protein MSALNEKRLKSEELNQDPVVDLDIKQGPSRPYVSSEPPEKLSKLRTVHTKNERLLVATLAIITGAVRLYNLSWPNSVIFDEVHFGKFASYYIRNNFFMDVHPPLAKMMFAWIASLVGFEGDFDFDTIGKAIPANAPYVLMRSLAATSGALTVIMLYFTLRASGVRVWIAFASALCFALENSYVTISRYILLDAPLIFFISASVYCFKRYELYPSGTCQSLKYLVATGICLGLASSAKWVGLFTVAWVGVLCLWRLWFFIGDLSKPVCSTFKIAAAKGSILLGIPVLLYTFFFYLHFQTLDKDGEGAGFFSPEFRTSLKGNTIPQNVMAEVGTGSIITLRHTGTMGGYLHSHPHDFPAGSQQQQITLYPHLDANNEWYVMLYDQPNSTVTSFENLTDGTKIRLLHPLTSRRLHSHDHKPPVSENSDWQKEVSCYGFEGFDGDANDDWVIEIDKEASAPGPAQERVRALETKFRLRHAMMNCYLFSHEIKLPKWGYDQQEVTCAYSGLPSLTLWAVEQSYNEFLPEDTEIISYKPSSFWQKLVEYHEKMWHINNNLVDSHVYESMPSSWPFLMRGIGYWSQHYRHVYLLGNAILWWSVTAFIFIFGLVAVAELVAWQLGKPILQDSRLVNFHIQVIQYLLGYAIHLAPSFLMQRQMFLHHYLPAYYFGILAFGHALDILVTYVFRRQRTVGYIIVGAFVLSCLYFFKNYSPIIYGLPWTKQLCEKSQWLSGWDYSCANYLNTYEEYSTVDLNEGLIPEATAAL, encoded by the coding sequence ATGTCAGCTCTTAATGAGAAACGATTAAAGTCggaagaattgaatcaagATCCTGTCGTGGATTTAGACATCAAACAAGGCCCATCTAGACCTTATGTTTCTTCTGAACCTCCAGAAAAATTAAGCAAGTTGCGTACCGTTCACaccaaaaatgaaagattGTTGGTTGCTACCCTAGCTATTATCACCGGTGCAGTTAGACTTTACAATTTGTCGTGGCCAAATAGTGTCATCTTTGATGAAGTGcattttggtaaatttgcATCTTATTACATTAGAAACAACTTTTTCATGGATGTGCATCCACCTTTGGCCAAGATGATGTTTGCATGGATTGCATCATTGGTTGGTTTTGAAGGTGATTTCGATTTCGATACCATTGGTAAAGCTATCCCAGCAAACGCTCCCTATGTTTTGATGAGATCTTTGGCTGCTACTTCCGGTGCTCTTACAGTGATTATGCTTTATTTCACTTTGAGAGCCTCGGGTGTTAGAGTTTGGATTGCATTTGCAAGTGCATTGTGCTTTGCACTCGAAAATTCTTATGTGACTATTTCCCGTTACATTTTGTTGGATGCGCCattgattttcttcatctctgCTTCTGTCTACTGCTTCAAGCGTTATGAATTGTACCCAAGCGGAACTTGTCAATCGTTGAAATATTTAGTGGCTACCGGTATTTGTCTAGGTTTGGCATCTTCTGCCAAATGGGTTGGTTTATTCACAGTAGCATGGGTTGGTGTTTTGTGTCTATGGAGACTTTGGTTCTTCATTGGTGATCTATCCAAACCAGTTTGTTctactttcaaaattgcTGCCGCCAAGGGTTCTATCCTTTTAGGTATCCCAGTCCTGCTTTacactttcttcttctaccTACATTTCCAGACTTTGGATAAGGATGGTGAAGGCGCTGGTTTTTTCTCTCCAGAATTTAGAACATCTTTGAAAGGTAACACTATTCCACAAAATGTCATGGCAGAAGTGGGTACTGGCTCCATAATCACTCTTCGCCATACAGGTACCATGGGTGGCTACTTACACTCCCATCCTCACGATTTCCCAGCCGGAtctcaacaacaacaaatcACTTTGTATCCTCATTTGGATGCTAACAACGAATGGTACGTGATGCTTTACGATCAACCAAACAGCACAGTgacatcttttgaaaacttgACCGATGGTACTAAAATTAGACTATTGCATCCATTGACCTCCCGTAGATTACACTCTCATGACCATAAGCCACCCGTCTCTGAGAATAGTGATTGGCAGAAGGAAGTCTCCTGTTATGGTTTCGAAGGTTTTGACGGTGATGCTAACGACGATTGGGTCATTGAAATCGATAAGGAAGCATCTGCCCCTGGTCCTGCTCAAGAACGTGTTAGGGCTTTGGAAACTAAATTCCGTTTAAGACATGCCATGATGAACTGCTATTTGTTCTCTcatgaaattaaattgCCAAAATGGGGGTACGATCAACAGGAAGTTACCTGTGCTTACTCTGGTTTGCCATCTTTGACCCTATGGGCTGTGGAACAAAGTTATAATGAATTCTTACCGGAAGACACTGAAATAATCTCTTACAAACCATCTTCATTCTGGCAAAAGTTAGTCGAGTACCATGAAAAGATGTGGCACATCAATAACAATTTGGTTGATTCTCATGTTTACGAATCTATGCCAAGTTCTTGGCCATTCCTAATGCGTGGTATTGGTTACTGGTCTCAACATTACAGACATGTCTACCTATTAGGTAATGCCATCCTATGGTGGTCTGTGACTGCctttatcttcatctttggTCTAGTGGCTGTTGCTGAATTGGTCGCTTGGCAATTGGGTAAGCCTATCTTGCAAGACAGCCGTTTGGTCAATTTCCATATTCAAGTGATTCAGTACTTGTTGGGTTACGCCATCCATTTGGCACCATCTTTCTTGATGCAACGTCAAATGTTTTTGCATCACTACTTGCCTGCTTACTATTTTGGTATTTTGGCGTTCGGCCATGCTTTGGACATTTTGGTCACTTACGTCTTCAGAAGACAAAGAACCGTTGGTTACATTATCGTTGGTGCCTTTGTCCTCTCATGCCtatatttcttcaagaacTACTCTCCAATCATTTATGGTTTGCCATGGACTAAACAACTTTGTGAAAAATCACAATGGCTATCCGGATGGGATTACTCTTGTGCTAATTATTTGAACACTTATGAGGAGTATTCCACAGTAGACCTCAATGAGGGTTTGATACCAGAAGCTACCGCAGCTCTCTAA
- a CDS encoding uncharacterized protein (some similarities with uniprot|Q03795 Saccharomyces cerevisiae YMR155W Hypothetical ORF) has protein sequence MARPERSRLIKTFIGSNIVAIGAGTPYVYSFYAPQLLAQCHIPVSKVSTLSLSLNLGSSLLGFIAGMVIDKNPALSCLIGTLCTFIGYATLDYCYQTQLSSVLLISTALCLIGYGSISGFYASVKCCTTNFPHHRGTAGAFPVSLYALAGMMYSSLCSELFGDDMGKVFKFLTLVCSLAIFTGCLTLEILVHPKTQRSHSRQSSGVRDTALDRSQPISVANQPDFPAATAGNKQDQASLASGSSTASSSQSMWSTQGTDSYVWSTELSGSLPFWGWGRERDLPAGSPAPNVPNTGATPESPRIPTPSYSRPGLSYSATNQSRRMDTLPLNNTRRDSFKRNDSDGPDARGTLSAQPPVRLDTTPTTAAPTKPKKWTENYVLHTITTPRFLTYYIILATLQGLGQMYIYCVGFIVQTQVNSLPAGRYNLNPERIQSIQVSIISILSFAGRLSSGPISDLLVKKLDAQRMWNIVLAGFLMFWGSGQMLHQIPGAAVSTATNLPQSLTNISFCSAIFGFAFGVLFGTYPAIIADSFGTAAFSTIWGISTSGGLPSIKIFAAILGKDLDKHTDPSETVCKKGIDCYKHTFHVTQICCSLIVLLTLSLIAVTYWKARHKKLDPLDDSRAQHLLEEDENTLQSNDRQLDA, from the coding sequence ATGGCTCGCCCTGAACGGTCTCGATTGATTAAAACATTCATTGGCAGCAATATTGTAGCTATTGGCGCTGGTACGCCCTAtgtttattctttttatgCTCCGCAATTATTAGCACAATGCCATATTCCGGTCTCCAAAGTGAGTACCTTGTCGCTATCGCTAAATTTGGGATCTTCTCTATTAGGGTTCATTGCAGGAATGGTTATAGATAAAAATCCAGCTCTATCGTGTCTCATTGGTACTCTGTGTACATTTATTGGATACGCTACTTTAGACTACTGTTATCAGACCCAATTGTCTAGCGTTCTGTTAATCTCCACGGCACTTTGCCTAATTGGTTATGGATCCATCTCTGGGTTTTATGCATCAGTCAAGTGTTGTACAACCAATTTTCCACATCACAGAGGTACTGCTGGTGCATTCCCCGTATCTCTGTATGCCCTAGCTGGTATGATGTACTCATCTCTATGTTCTGAATtatttggtgatgatatgggtaaagttttcaaatttctcacTTTGGTCTGCTCACTTGCAATCTTCACTGGCTGTCTGACACTTGAAATATTGGTTCACCCTAAAACACAGCGTTCTCACAGTAGACAATCAAGTGGCGTTAGAGATACTGCATTAGATCGCAGTCAACCTATTTCAGTTGCTAATCAACCAGATTTTCCCGCAGCCACTGCTGGTAACAAGCAGGACCAGGCGTCCCTTGCATCAGGGTCATCTACCGCATCATCTTCGCAATCAATGTGGTCTACCCAAGGTACAGATTCATATGTATGGTCAACAGAATTAAGCGGATCGTTACCCTTCTGGGGGTGGGGTAGAGAGCGTGATTTACCTGCAGGTTCACCGGCACCTAATGTCCCCAATACGGGTGCAACACCTGAAAGTCCACGTATACCTACACCTTCGTATTCGAGACCAGGATTAAGCTATTCTGCTACTAATCAATCGCGTCGAATGGATACCTTGCCTTTGAATAATACCAGAAGAGATAGTTTCAAGCGTAATGACTCTGATGGCCCGGACGCTAGGGGAACTCTGAGTGCACAACCACCTGTGAGATTGGATACCACGCCAACGACAGCGGCCCCAACAAAGCCTAAAAAATGGACCGAAAATTACGTCTTGCACACTATAACAACACCAAGATTCCTCACTTATTACATTATTTTGGCCACGTTACAAGGTCTTGGCCAAATGTACATCTACTGTGTTGGATTTATCGTGCAGACTCAAGTCAATTCCTTACCAGCAGGTCGATACAATTTGAATCCCGAGAGGATCCAATCAATTCAAGTTTCCATTATCTCCATACTTTCATTTGCAGGCCGCCTTTCGTCAGGTCCTATATCTGATCTATTAGTTAAAAAGCTAGATGCTCAAAGAATGTGGAATATTGTATTAGCAGGATTTTTAATGTTCTGGGGGTCAGGTCAAATGCTGCACCAGATTCCCGGCGCTGCAGTGTCGACGGCTACAAACTTACCACAAAGCCTAACAAACATTTCATTTTGCTCTGCAATCTTTGGATTTGCCTTTGGTGTTTTGTTTGGTACTTATCCTGCTATAATTGCTGATAGTTTTGGCACTGCCGCATTCAGTACTATTTGGGGGATTAGCACCAGTGGTGGATTGCCTAGTATCAAGATTTTTGCCGCTATTTTGGGCAAAGATTTAGACAAACATACAGATCCTAGCGAAACTGTCTGCAAAAAGGGTATAGATTGCTACAAACACACTTTCCACGTTACTCAAATTTGCTGCTCCCTAATTGTATTACTCACTTTGTCACTTATTGCAGTCACTTATTGGAAGGCAAGACACAAGAAGTTGGATCCTTTAGATGACTCAAGAGCTCAACATCTTTTggaagaggatgaaaatACCCTTCAGAGCAATGATCGCCAGTTGGACGCTTAA
- the RIM13 gene encoding Rim13p (similar to uniprot|Q03792 Saccharomyces cerevisiae YMR154C), translating into MDDWRLLDELRHLIYLGNGLQGREEDLNRLISVASKSNDMELIKSVLILKEDSDNLSPKQKLLWLTSKLRDRLYPPLAVDIAGPLPWNNDLSLSNTNVHYCYERHLKGDLEVLGLSQCRDLEDCSFVASLISIKNQRVPFPRIKQVNDHLYHVNLHFNGCDRRLVSVDTSKVPTNDEGYQLSLLSDKIMDKIVEMAYLQVKSGSYATTGSNTAVDTFLLTGYVPEVKSTDNISSIQEAVSCFKTGSCLLALGTGQQATNLDAPLIRNHDYPVIDVDLRQGIAVLQDPLDPYLHLQTALEDFIENYEQLYVNWCTDKLFAFEKTLEFFYNFAKCDKFNTAMNKQLFLLENGSDSEQDVWLLLESHLQSEKSIAYLQELPRDVLSSAGAPHEGACDIGLQLLKLKLSPRSTKRFFCHSSKSNAFTIHLYSNSSSVNIVRWSADKCTKILECKANNLEQCYMGSPFYYKNPTFQLEIVHSEARQFPLNLQLLSENCQDMVNLQLYHLKDHSLQKPIFADPNYTQQRYDKSFVLLSTNVPYKLVCSSYSNKSEHSYRLQVSPSDDQLLLPHIQIKQIYMQFGGLPFQLERKIPCTKNKVLIPFATSTNTTCFIRVVPPTFSSLMRMRLAVCDKCGNPLRSAQFSQPPAPGGMVIDDWKSTGPAQYILVIDFDGPETDLSSSHFTMCIGSSKKIMIDGRYC; encoded by the coding sequence ATGGATGATTGGAGGCTCTTGGACGAATTACGGCATTTGATTTACTTAGGTAATGGTCTTCAAGGGCGTGAGGAGGATCTCAATAGGTTGATTTCGGTGGCATCTAAGAGTAATGATATGGAACTGATAAAGTCGGTTTTAATCCTAAAAGAAGACTCTGACAATTTAAGTCCCAAACAAAAATTGCTCTGGTTGACTTCTAAACTTCGTGATAGACTTTATCCCCCACTGGCTGTTGATATAGCGGGTCCCTTACCTTGGAACAATGATTTAAGTCTCTCGAATACAAATGTTCACTACTGTTATGAAAGACATTTGAAAGGTGACTTAGAAGTTTTGGGTCTTTCACAGTGTCgagatttagaagattgCTCCTTTGTAGCTTCTTTGATAAGCATAAAGAATCAAAGGGTTCCTTTCCCAAGAATTAAACAAGTCAATGATCATCTGTACCACGTCAATTTGCATTTTAACGGTTGTGACCGACGGCTTGTGTCTGTGGATACTTCGAAAGTGCCCACAAATGATGAAGGCTACCAATTGAGTCTCCTAAGTGACAAGATAATGGATAAAATTGTGGAGATGGCTTACCTACAGGTTAAATCTGGCTCTTATGCTACGACTGGATCAAATACTGCGGTGGATACATTTTTGTTAACTGGTTACGTTCCAGAAGTGAAATCTACAGACAATATCTCTTCAATTCAAGAGGCCGTTAGCTGTTTCAAAACTGGTAGTTGTTTGTTAGCGCTAGGAACTGGTCAGCAAGCAACCAACCTTGATGCGCCTCTTATAAGAAACCACGATTATCCAGTGATTGATGTAGATCTACGTCAGGGAATAGCAGTTTTGCAGGATCCCCTTGATCCATATCTACATCTACAAACAGCTTTAGAGgatttcattgaaaattaCGAGCAGTTATACGTCAATTGGTGTACAGACAAGCTGTTTGCATTTGAGAAAACTCTAGAGtttttttacaattttgcaaaatgtgataaatttaataCTGCAATGAATAAGCAATTATTTCTTCTGGAAAATGGTTCAGACTCTGAGCAAGACGTCTGGTTACTATTAGAGTCTCACTTGCAATCGGAGAAATCCATAGCCTATCTACAGGAATTACCCAGAGATGTTTTATCTTCGGCGGGGGCGCCTCATGAAGGAGCCTGTGACATCGGGTTAcaacttttaaaattgaaattgagCCCTAGATCGACCAAAAGATTCTTTTGTCATTCTTCTAAAAGCAATGCATTTACAATCCACctttattcaaattcttcttcagtaaACATAGTCAGATGGAGCGCGGACAAATGTACCAAGATTTTAGAATGTAAAGCCAATAATTTAGAACAATGCTACATGGGATCGCCATTCTACTACAAAAATCCCACTTTCCAATTAGAAATTGTTCATTCTGAGGCTAGACAGTTTCCCCTAAACTTGCAGCTACTCTCGGAAAACTGTCAAGATATGGTGAATCTTCAATTATACCATCTGAAAGACCATTCTTTGCAAAAGCCCATTTTTGCAGATCCCAACTATACTCAGCAGAGGTACGACAAGTCTTTCGTTCTACTCTCGACCAATGTTCCTTACAAATTGGTGTGCTCTTCTTACTCCAACAAATCAGAGCACTCTTATAGATTACAAGTATCACCAAGTGATGATCAATTATTATTGCCCCATATTCAGATTAAACAAATTTATATGCAATTTGGTGGTCTGCCgttccaattggaaaggAAAATACCTTGTACAAAGAACAAAGTACTAATCCCGTTTGCTACATCGACAAATACTACCTGTTTCATACGTGTGGTTCCCCCAACGTTCTCATCATTGATGAGAATGCGTTTGGCTGTCTGCGATAAATGTGGTAACCCCCTTCGCAGTGCACAATTTTCCCAACCTCCAGCTCCAGGTGGTATGGTAATTGATGACTGGAAATCTACGGGACCAGCTCAATATATCCTAGTAATCGATTTTGATGGACCTGAAACAGATTTGAGTTCATCTCATTTCACTATGTGTATCGGTTCCTCTAAGAAAATCATGATCGACGGACGTTATTGTTAA
- the UBX3 gene encoding clathrin-mediated endocytosis regulator UBX3 (similar to uniprot|Q12229 YDL091c Saccharomyces cerevisiae UBX3 UBX domain-containing protein that interacts with Cdc48p) — MDLLRRAMHGGDPPFTPIPGSFPEETTTIHDSRMEGNVEDTSSGHSSRRNRWNRKAILITLVRIPFVLLYYIMVWTIVILSLLKPLCNISGFYKKKNSRLSDPKSQLNNLLETLDHESQRTLNPSVQDVNTPTYTFESLYSLEHGSLAPDIVQGGYADLLNACSEQCKFAIIYLHDSLLDNSMQYVNELLCSEKFATLIKKYQVLLWFSEVTVSEGLQAANALKVRQFPFLGVLCLKAEKKIEVIGRLEGNLDKYGTNALENVLTKGHNKLVQIRQQRQNLALQRLIREQQDSRYSESLRRDQELARQRNAQRQAALEQERQELLRKQWLLWRKSILRPEPTSTGGSACRIAIRTDGGARIVRKFDSNLTIDEIYAYVELSMEGLLDSAEVNNSPPLGYEHHYRFLLLTPVPRKELDPGTTIGDEPAIYPSGNIVMEPLT, encoded by the coding sequence ATGGACTTATTGAGAAGAGCCATGCATGGTGGCGATCCACCTTTTACACCAATCCCTGGAAGTTTCCCAGAGGAGACAACGACTATTCATGACTCAAGAATGGAGGGAAATGTGGAAGATACTAGCAGTGGTCATAGCAGTCGTCGCAATAGATGGAATAGAAAAGCTATACTTATTACACTAGTCAGGATCCCATTTGTATTACTTTACTACATTATGGTTTGGACAATAGTCATACTATCTTTATTGAAACCCCTTTGTAATATAAGTGgattttacaagaagaagaacagcAGGTTATCGGATCCAAAatctcaattgaacaatctGTTAGAAACGTTGGATCACGAATCTCAAAGGACTTTAAATCCCAGTGTTCAAGATGTGAACACACCGACATATACATTTGAATCACTTTACAGTTTAGAACATGGTAGTTTGGCTCCAGATATTGTACAAGGTGGATACGCGGATCTGCTTAATGCTTGTTCAGAGCAATGTAAATTTGCCATAATTTATTTACATGATTCTTTGTTGGATAACAGCATGCAATATGTCAATGAGCTACTATGTTCTGAAAAGTTCGCAACTTTAATCAAAAAATACCAAGTGTTACTATGGTTTAGCGAAGTCACAGTCTCAGAAGGGTTACAAGCTGCCAATGCTCTAAAAGTAAGGCAATTTCCCTTCTTGGGGGTTTTATGTCTAAAGGCagaaaagaagattgaAGTCATTGGTAGATTGGAAGGTAATTTGGATAAGTATGGTACGAACGCTTTAGAGAACGTATTGACCAAGGGTCATAACAAATTAGTACAAATTCGTCAACAGAGGCAAAACTTAGCGCTACAGAGACTAATAAGGGAACAACAAGACTCTCGTTACAGTGAATCGTTGAGAAGAGATCAAGAACTTGCACGCCAAAGAAATGCACAAAGACAAGCAGCATTAGAACAAGAAAGACAAGAGCTATTGCGTAAGCAATGGCTCCTATGGCGTAAATCCATACTGCGACCAGAGCCGACGAGTACAGGAGGGTCCGCATGTCGTATTGCCATCAGAACAGATGGTGGCGCTAGAATAGttagaaaatttgattctAATTTAACCATTGATGAGATCTATGCTTATGTGGAATTATCCATGGAAGGTCTATTGGACAGTGCAGAAGTTAACAATTCGCCACCACTAGGATACGAACATCACTATCGTTTTTTACTACTAACGCCGGTGCCGCGCAAGGAATTGGATCCAGGTACTACAATTGGTGATGAACCTGCAATCTATCCATCCGGAAACATAGTCATGGAGCCATTGACATAA